In the genome of Candidatus Neomarinimicrobiota bacterium, one region contains:
- the sppA gene encoding signal peptide peptidase SppA, with the protein MYNHLTNPIYALLLSVIANYSLYAQDTEGINLPYQSVSSTYGASSMAFNPAGLGYPDAGGLIIAQTHLSGEFFRDTGIYFAGRRLGYSIEWLGGQPSRKKHTFGIGVGGSGNFSMGVSYSWFGSGSRDYSSLNIFSSGMIIRPFRWLSLAGTLREINGNGGSLDPLNRSYILGAGWRPFGENFTFTVDVDKFGKRNEVTYLYGLEFWSDKGFSLNGVLDDDGGFELGVEIGFPRSSLRNSTSYEKNGDFISSVTLLESRSRHRKTSLRSTGLYLELNLKGSVPDQPEGGFFIKGSRTTSEWVRLIERAGTDESIGGIILNIGRFNAGMATLSEIRKSLLRFKETGKKIIVYSEFMSGKGLYVSSAADLILMNPSGYLYFTGLSAQVTYYKGLLDKLGIEIQVARVGRYKSAMEPVMRDSMSAAYKEELEAILDNFLDIMYEGIAEGRGLTVSELTAIADRGPFTASEALAAGLIDAKAYEDEIEDIAKKEFKLSRVVTIKGTSFEDRKELNRAWSTKPQIAILHLSGAIVPGASRRGNILGAKTAVRVIESLRTNDNVKAIILRIDSGGGTILGSDVIWRELMRIEGKKPIIASFGDIAASGAYYISMPADTILAERTTLTGSIGIFMGYPNLRQLYTKLGIRQEVLKRGKRSDVFSDHRGWNEEEKEHFQKQMNERYDEFLSKVAEGRGLTHEEVDSAGMGRVWTGEDALRLGLIDIIGGIRESENIALEMTGLKRDEVEFVVVRSNKSLRFGGIDFITEFMKINSSHDMFIVETLVGDLESTREILELIIEGGVMSYIPYKIEIE; encoded by the coding sequence TTGTATAACCATCTGACAAATCCGATTTACGCACTGCTGTTATCTGTTATTGCTAATTATTCTCTCTATGCTCAAGATACCGAAGGGATCAATCTTCCCTATCAATCTGTATCATCAACTTACGGCGCTTCGTCGATGGCGTTCAATCCTGCCGGACTTGGATATCCAGATGCAGGTGGCTTAATCATAGCTCAGACACATCTGTCCGGTGAGTTCTTTCGGGATACCGGAATTTATTTTGCGGGACGGAGACTCGGATATTCAATCGAATGGCTCGGCGGTCAGCCCTCAAGAAAAAAGCATACTTTCGGTATTGGAGTCGGAGGAAGCGGGAATTTTTCCATGGGAGTAAGCTACTCATGGTTTGGTTCCGGCAGCCGCGATTATTCTTCCTTGAATATTTTTTCTTCCGGTATGATAATCAGGCCGTTCAGATGGCTGTCACTCGCCGGAACATTAAGGGAAATCAACGGGAACGGCGGTTCGTTGGATCCGCTAAACAGAAGCTACATCTTGGGGGCGGGCTGGCGACCCTTCGGCGAGAATTTCACATTCACTGTGGACGTTGATAAATTCGGGAAACGGAATGAGGTGACGTATCTCTACGGATTGGAATTCTGGTCGGACAAAGGATTCAGCCTGAACGGCGTTCTTGATGATGACGGGGGGTTTGAATTGGGCGTCGAAATCGGATTTCCGAGAAGCAGCTTGAGAAACAGCACTTCTTATGAAAAGAACGGTGATTTCATCTCATCCGTTACCCTACTGGAATCAAGGAGCAGACACCGTAAAACTTCTCTTCGTTCTACGGGATTGTACTTAGAATTGAACCTCAAAGGGTCGGTTCCGGATCAACCGGAAGGCGGTTTTTTCATAAAAGGATCCAGAACAACCTCGGAATGGGTCCGCCTTATTGAGAGAGCAGGAACCGACGAATCTATCGGCGGAATAATTCTGAATATAGGTAGATTCAATGCCGGTATGGCGACTTTGAGCGAGATCCGTAAGTCACTGCTCCGTTTTAAAGAAACCGGAAAGAAAATTATCGTCTATTCGGAGTTTATGAGCGGAAAGGGCTTGTACGTTTCATCTGCTGCGGATCTTATCCTTATGAATCCCTCGGGGTATCTGTACTTCACGGGACTCTCGGCTCAGGTGACTTACTACAAAGGGTTACTCGATAAACTGGGTATCGAAATACAGGTTGCCCGTGTCGGCAGATATAAGAGTGCGATGGAGCCTGTCATGCGCGATTCGATGTCAGCCGCGTACAAAGAAGAATTGGAGGCTATTCTCGACAATTTCCTGGACATTATGTATGAAGGAATCGCCGAAGGGCGTGGACTGACGGTAAGTGAGTTGACCGCTATAGCCGACAGGGGACCGTTCACAGCCTCCGAGGCGCTTGCCGCCGGACTCATCGACGCTAAGGCGTATGAAGATGAGATAGAAGATATCGCTAAAAAGGAGTTTAAGTTAAGCCGTGTTGTCACGATTAAGGGTACAAGTTTTGAAGACCGGAAAGAGCTGAACAGAGCTTGGTCGACAAAACCTCAAATAGCGATACTGCACTTAAGCGGAGCAATAGTTCCGGGTGCGAGCAGGAGAGGGAATATCCTCGGTGCAAAAACGGCGGTGCGGGTTATCGAATCGCTGCGGACAAACGATAATGTAAAAGCGATTATACTCAGGATAGACAGCGGAGGCGGGACGATTCTCGGTTCAGACGTTATTTGGCGGGAGCTCATGAGAATCGAAGGTAAAAAACCGATCATTGCCAGTTTTGGCGACATCGCCGCCTCGGGAGCTTATTATATTTCGATGCCGGCTGATACCATACTCGCAGAACGGACAACGTTAACCGGTTCCATAGGCATATTTATGGGTTATCCGAACCTGAGGCAATTATATACAAAATTGGGCATCCGTCAGGAAGTGCTAAAGCGTGGGAAGCGTTCCGACGTTTTCTCGGATCACAGGGGTTGGAACGAAGAGGAAAAAGAGCATTTCCAAAAACAGATGAACGAGCGTTACGATGAATTTTTGAGCAAGGTAGCTGAAGGGCGGGGGCTCACACACGAGGAGGTGGACAGCGCCGGTATGGGTCGTGTCTGGACGGGAGAGGATGCTCTTCGACTCGGTTTGATAGATATAATAGGCGGTATCAGGGAGTCGGAAAATATCGCTTTAGAAATGACGGGATTGAAAAGGGACGAAGTGGAGTTCGTTGTCGTTCGCTCAAACAAGTCATTGAGGTTCGGCGGTATCGATTTTATAACCGAGTTTATGAAGATAAACAGCTCTCACGATATGTTCATAGTAGAAACGCTGGTCGGAGATTTGGAAAGCACCCGGGAGATTCTCGAATTGATCATCGAAGGCGGTGTGATGTCGTACATACCGTATAAGATAGAGATTGAATGA